The following are encoded together in the Juglans microcarpa x Juglans regia isolate MS1-56 chromosome 2D, Jm3101_v1.0, whole genome shotgun sequence genome:
- the LOC121249162 gene encoding uncharacterized protein LOC121249162 isoform X1: protein MAKTNKYTTINFNHIYDKSLFANPSPSSNNTSKPTKNPSSSSHSYSSISSPKAHGRMLVLTRPTPKPITTPPPKPLSSQLQPSQSFPDQARSQPDSDHISLRPLNRTGTGSPIFSPVPSLEKEKDVAIPVTSSKPEKFVPPHLRPGFEGREERPGLELGKRRELSRNNFRSPGQYVEDQRPTSGGGYERMTGGGDSDLGMVSQPRSSGYRPSSSG from the coding sequence ATGGCAAAAACCAATAAGTACACCACCATCAACTTCAACCACATCTACGATAAAAGCCTCTTCGCCAATCCTAGCCCCAGCAGCAACAACACCAGCAAACCAACCAAaaacccttcttcttcttcacactCTTACTCCTCAATCTCTTCCCCCAAAGCTCATGGCCGTATGTTGGTCCTGACTCGACCAACACCCAAACCCATCACCACACCACCGCCTAAGCCTCTGTCTTCACAACTCCAACCATCCCAATCATTTCCAGATCAGGCCAGATCCCAACCCGACTCGGACCACATTTCTCTTCGTCCTTTGAATCGTACTGGCACCGGTTCTCCCATTTTTTCACCCGTTCCTAGtttggaaaaggagaaagatgTGGCTATTCCGGTGACGTCGTCGAAACCAGAAAAGTTTGTTCCACCGCATCTCAGGCCCGGGTTTGAAGGGAGGGAGGAGCGGCCTGGGCTAGAGTTGGGAAAGCGTAGGGAATTGAGTCGTAACAATTTCCGGTCTCCAGGTCAGTACGTGGAGGATCAACGACCCACGTCGGGTGGTGGCTATGAGAGGATGACGGGAGGTGGTGACTCGGATCTAGGGATGGTAAGCCAACCTAGGTCGAGTGGGTATCGCCCGAGTTCGAGTGGATG